One segment of Carya illinoinensis cultivar Pawnee chromosome 13, C.illinoinensisPawnee_v1, whole genome shotgun sequence DNA contains the following:
- the LOC122292028 gene encoding probable LRR receptor-like serine/threonine-protein kinase At1g06840 yields the protein MSSYWNEYCWIIMMLFVLIVLTNLTAITTSRSSSLSTGALAGIVVGTIAGAVTMSAVVSLLILRKRMKKYSAVSRKRRASKASLRIDGVKAFSYGEMAMATNNFNNSALVGQGGYGKVYKGILADGTIVAIKRAQEGSLQGEKEFLTEIELLSRLHHRDLVSLIGYCDEECEQMLVYEFMVNGTLRDHLSAKCKEPLSFAMRLRIALGSAKGILYLHTEANPPIFHRDIKASNILLDSNYTAKVADFGLSRLAPVPDIEGTVPAHVSTVVKGTPGYLDPEYFLTHKLIDKSDVYSLGVVFLELLTGMQPISHGKNIVKEVKP from the exons ATGTCTTCGTATTGGAATGAATATTGTTGGATAATTATGATGTTGTTTGTACTCATAGTTCTCACTAATCTCACAGCGATTACCACCTCTCGAAGTTCTAGTTTAAGCACAGGTGCACTGGCTGGCATAGTAGTGGGGACCATTGCAGGTGCAGTTACAATGTCCGCAGTTGTCTCTCTTCTAATACTAAGAAAGCGTATGAAGAAGTATAGTGCAGTTTCGAGAAAACGTCGTG CATCTAAGGCCTCCTTGAGAATTGATGGTGTGAAGGCTTTCAGTTATGGAGAAATGGCTATGGCTACAAACAATTTTAACAACTCCGCTCTTGTTGGCCAAGGAGGGTATGGAAAGGTCTATAAAGGCATTCTAGCTGATGGAACAATTGTGGCCATTAAACGTGCACAAGAGGGATCCTTACAGGGTGAGAAGGAGTTCTTAACAGAGATAGAATTATTGTCAAGGTTACATCATCGAGACCTAGTGTCTTTGATTGGATATTGTGATGAAGAGTGTGAACAG ATGTTGGTCTATGAGTTTATGGTGAATGGTACTCTAAGGGATCACCTTTCTG CTAAATGTAAAGAACCTCTGAGTTTTGCGATGAGATTGAGAATTGCCCTGGGGTCAGCTAAGGGCATCCTCTACCTACACACGGAAGCTAATCCTCCAATATTTCATCGGGATATCAAGGCCAGCAACATATTATTGGATTCTAATTATACAGCAAAGGTTGCTGATTTTGGACTTTCGCGACTTGCTCCAGTTCCAGATATTGAAGGGACTGTGCCTGCTCATGTATCCACAGTTGTGAAGGGGACACCT GGTTACCTTGATCCAGAGTACTTTTTGACACATAAACTGATAGACAAAAGCGACGTTTACAGTCTTGGAGTCGTATTTCTCGAACTCCTGACTGGGATGCAGCCAATCTCACATgggaaaaatattgttaaagagGTAAAACcttaa